The Candidatus Binataceae bacterium genome segment CCGACATTCATCCGCGAGGGCACCCCCAGCGGATTCAGCACGATATCCACCGGCGTGCCGTCTTCGAGCCGCGGCATATCCTCGCCCGGTAGGATGCGCGAGAGCACGCCCTTGTTGCCGTGCCGTCCCGCCATCTTATCGCCAACCTGCAGCCGCCGCTTGATTGCGACGAACACCTTGATCATCTTGATCACGCCCGGCGCCAGCTCGTCGCCCGCCTTCACGCGGTCGATTTTGGCCCCGTAATGGTCCTGGATCTCCTTGACCTTGGCGCTCATCGCCTCGATCGTCTCGCTGATGTCGGCCTGCGTAGTCTCCTGCTCGACGCGTAGCTGGCCCCACAACGGCACGGCCAGTTCATCGAGCTCCTCCGCCGTGATGTCGTCGCCCTTGTTGAAGAGCACGCGCCGCTCATCCGACATCACCCGCGCCGCCAGCTTCTTGCCCGCCAGCGCGCGCTTGAGCTTGCGCAGCGCCTCGCCGCGCACGATCCGGATCTCTTCGGTTTCGTCGGTCTTGAGCTTCTCGACCTCGAGCGTCTGAATCTCCTGCGAGCGGTCGTCGCGCGCGACCCCGCGCCGCGCAAACACCCGCGCGTCAATCACCGCGCCTTCGACCCCGGGCGGCACCCGCAGCGAGGTGTCGCGCACCTCGCCGGCCTTCTCGCCGAAAATCGCCCGCAACAGCTTCTCTTCGGGAGAAAGCTGGGTCTCGCCCTTGGGCGTGATCTTGCCGACCAGGATGTCCCCCGGACGCACCTCCGCGCCAATCCGGATGATCCCGCTGGTATCGAGGTCCTTGAGCGCCTCCTCGCCGACATTCGGGATGTCGCGCGTGATCTCCTCGGGCCCCAGCTTGGTGTCGCGCGCGATACATTCGAATTCCTCGATATGCACCGAGGTAAACAGATCCTCGCGCACCACGCGCTCCGAAATCAAAATCGAATCCTCGAAGTTGTAGCCGCCCCACGGCATGAAAGCGACCAGCACGTTGCGCCCCAACGCCAGTTCACCCATATCGGTCGAGGGCCCGTCAGCTACGATATCGCCCGCTGTCACCCGTTCGCCTTTGACCACGATCGGGCGCTGATTGATGCAGGTGTTCTGATTCGAGCGCTGGTATTTGACCAGGTTGTAGATGTCCACGCCGGCGTCGCGCGCGTCGCGTCCCGAACGATCGGCGCGCACCACGATCCGTTCGGCGTCCACGCTTTCGACGACCCCGTCACGCCGCGCGATCGTGGTCACGCCCGAGTCGCGGCCGACCGTCCGCTCGAGTCCGGTGCCGACCAGCGGCGCTTCGGTCTTGAGCAGCGGCACCGCCTGCCGCTGCATGTTCGAGCCCATCAGCGCGCGGTTGGCGTCGTCGTTCTCCAGAAACGGAATCAATGAGGCCGCCACCGAGACCAACTGGTTCGGCGAGACGTCCATGTATTGGACTTCCTCCCGCCGCACCATCGTGAACTCGCCGCCGATCCGCGCCGAGACCATCTCGTTCTCGAAACGTCCGTGCGCATCGATCGGCGCGTTGGCCTGCGCGATCACCTTGTCTTCTTCGTCCAGCGCCGACAGATACTTGATCCGCTCGCTGACGCGTGTGTTCTCAACTTCCCGATAGGGCGTCTCGATAAAGCCGTAATCGTTGACCCGCGCGTAGGTCGAGAGCGCCGCGATCAGTCCGATATTCGGCCCTTCCGGCGTTTCAATCGGGCACACGCGCCCGTAGTGCGTCGGATGGACGTCGCGGACCTCGAAGCCGGCCCGCTCCCGCGTCAGCCCGCCTGGTCCTAACGCCGACAGCCGCCGCTTATGCGCAATCTCCGACAGCGGATTGGTCTGATCCATGAATTGCGAAAGCTGCGATGACCCGAAAAACTCCTTGATTACCGCCGACGCCGGCTTGTAATTCACCAGCTCCTGCGGCATCAGCGTCTCGATATCCTGCAGGCTCATCCGCTCTTTGATCGCCCGCTCCATCCGCACCAGTCCGATGCGGAACTGATTCTCGACCAGCTCACCGACCGCGCGCACCCGCCGATTCCCCAGATGATCGATATCGTCAATCTGATGGTCCTCGGCGCCGTTTTTGAGCTCGATCAGGTAGCGCACGACCTCCAGGATGTCCTCGCGCCGCAGCGTCCCCTGATCGAGCGGCACGTGACTGGCGTTCTTGAACAGCTTGAAGTTGAGCTTGAGCCGGCCGACCTTCGAGAGATCGTAACGCTCCGGGTTAAAAAACAGATTGTTGAAAAAGGTCGTCGCGGTCTGCAACGTCGGCGGATCGCCCGGCCGCAGCCGCCGGTAAATCTCGATGATCGCCTCGTCCGGCGTGTTGAGCTTGTCCTGCCCCAGCGTCAACCGCAGCGGCCCCCCGCCCGCCTGATCTTCCGTGAAGAGCACTTCGATCTGCTTGACCCCGTGGCTCTTGAGCGCCTCGAT includes the following:
- the rpoB gene encoding DNA-directed RNA polymerase subunit beta is translated as MAQSQVTSNLRFRRSFGKIKKIIEIPNLIEIQKRSYDEFLQAGVLAENRTDTGLQAVFKSVFPIKDFNETASLEFVSYELGEPKYDVDECHQRGMTYAAPLKVKIQLVIWDVESGRRSIKNVKEQEVYFGEIPLMTTNGTFMVNGTERVIVSQLHRSPGVFFEHDKGRTHSTGKLLYSARVIPYRGSWIDFEFDPRDVLYVRIDRRRKFPATVPLRALGMTTEDLLNYFYKKDVIILDGKELAKQFIPEQLLGSRISLEIKDRQGEVIAREGRKFNKAVIRQLEQGRVSEIPIALEEVIGRISAHDVVDTTNGEVLVQCNDELTEATIEALKSHGVKQIEVLFTEDQAGGGPLRLTLGQDKLNTPDEAIIEIYRRLRPGDPPTLQTATTFFNNLFFNPERYDLSKVGRLKLNFKLFKNASHVPLDQGTLRREDILEVVRYLIELKNGAEDHQIDDIDHLGNRRVRAVGELVENQFRIGLVRMERAIKERMSLQDIETLMPQELVNYKPASAVIKEFFGSSQLSQFMDQTNPLSEIAHKRRLSALGPGGLTRERAGFEVRDVHPTHYGRVCPIETPEGPNIGLIAALSTYARVNDYGFIETPYREVENTRVSERIKYLSALDEEDKVIAQANAPIDAHGRFENEMVSARIGGEFTMVRREEVQYMDVSPNQLVSVAASLIPFLENDDANRALMGSNMQRQAVPLLKTEAPLVGTGLERTVGRDSGVTTIARRDGVVESVDAERIVVRADRSGRDARDAGVDIYNLVKYQRSNQNTCINQRPIVVKGERVTAGDIVADGPSTDMGELALGRNVLVAFMPWGGYNFEDSILISERVVREDLFTSVHIEEFECIARDTKLGPEEITRDIPNVGEEALKDLDTSGIIRIGAEVRPGDILVGKITPKGETQLSPEEKLLRAIFGEKAGEVRDTSLRVPPGVEGAVIDARVFARRGVARDDRSQEIQTLEVEKLKTDETEEIRIVRGEALRKLKRALAGKKLAARVMSDERRVLFNKGDDITAEELDELAVPLWGQLRVEQETTQADISETIEAMSAKVKEIQDHYGAKIDRVKAGDELAPGVIKMIKVFVAIKRRLQVGDKMAGRHGNKGVLSRILPGEDMPRLEDGTPVDIVLNPLGVPSRMNVGQILETHLGWAALELGRKLYADASNGITPAQLRKRVRELYPDKDYQGLIDEADDAAIKQLAEKARNGIYTASPVFDGAREEEIFALLKKAGLPESGQCTLYDGRTGEPFEQPVTVGVMYIIKLHHLVEDKIHARSTGPYSLVTQQPLGGKAQFGGQRLGEMEVWALEAYGAAYTLQEMLTVKSDDVAGRTRMYEAIVKGENTLEPGLPESFNVMVKELQSLCLNVELLEHGERI